ACCTGTGAGGTATTACCTACCGCATCCTGCTACAGTGCAATTACCGATACAAGTGTAAATCCATATACCTATAATGTTGCCGGTGTATGGCGTCCGATGAAGGGCTTTGTATATATGGGCTCCAGGACACCAGCTGCTATCAGGACACCCGTAAACACCAATATACGTGAAGATGGTACCATACAAAGCTTCGTGCCATTCTGGACCAGAAATAGTGATAAGCTTCTTGTGCCTCAGTACGATACCATGAAATGGCGATGGGCGGAAGAAAAAACACTCTATAACTCGCATGGGTATGAATTAGAAACACGTAATCCGCTGGGCATCTATTCATCCATGAATTATGGCTTTGATTATAGTCTGCCTGTAAGTGTTTCACAAAATGCACAATACAGAGAAACAGGTAATGAAGGATTCGAGGATTATGACTTTGAAGTAGCTTCCTGTGATGCCGGTGCTTGTAAGGTGCCAAGGAACTTTGACTTCTCCGGATATAAGAATCTCTTTAGTACTGCTGAAAGCCATACAGGACGTTACAGTATCAAAATCCCTGGTGGGGGCTCTGCAGGTATTACTGCTAATGTAACCAGCGGAAATGCCGCAGGATTCGGTCTGATAGCCAATATGCAGACTGATGCCTGTACTACAATGCCTACCCTGAAGAGTATGCGGGTTAACAATAATGTATTACTGCCGGCATTCGCTCCTACTGTTGGAAAACGTCAGCTGGTAAGTGGCTGGGTAAAAGAAGGCCAGACCTGTAATTGTACTACCTATGAGCATAGCAGAGTGGTGGTAGTGATTGCGACACAATCAGGAAATGTTACTGTTACTGCAAGGCCATCGGGTCCTATCATCGAAGGCTGGCAGCGATTTGAGCAGATCGTGGATATTCCATTAAATGCTACTGCTATTACTTTCTCCATGGAAGCAACAGATAGTAATGTCCCTGTTTATTTCGATGATATCCGTTTGCATCCTTACAATGCCAATATGAAATCGTTTATCTATAGCCCGATGAACCTGCGGCTGATAGCTGAACTGGATGCAAACAACTTTGCCACTTTCTATGAATATGATGACGATGGTGTGCTGATCAGAGTGAAGAAAGAGACAGAAAGAGGTATCAAAACGATTAAAGAGTCAAGAGATGGTTTGTTAAAAGAAGACTAATTATGAAGAAGTTAACTATATACTTATTGCTGCTACTTGCCGGGATTTGCCGGCAGGCAGCAGCCCAAACGATAGACCGGACAGTTGCCCTGCAGTACCTCAGCCGGTTACAGGCTCCTTATGAAGGAAAAGCCCTTGCCTTTGATATCGCCTATAAATACAGCAACGAGTCTAAACCAGGCGTAACACTCGACTCTTTGAAAGGTAGGCTGGAAGTACAAGGAAATAAATATCGTTATCTGATTGATAGTACAATTATGCTTAGTAACGATCAATACAATATCATGGTATTTAAAACCGATCAGCTCATTGTATTGTCTAAACCCAAAGAATCACCGGTGGATTTGACAGTAGTATGGAACATGTTGCTGGATTCGGCAAGTATCCAGTCATATGCCATGGTTCCAGGTAAAAAGGATACCACCATGATCGTTACTTTCCTGCCAGATCAGCATTATAAGAAGATGACGATTCATGTTGATAATAAGAGCAGATATATCACTGCGGTAGAGTATGTCGTACAGACCAGCATGTTGATGGATGAGGGGCAGGATCCGGGAAAAGGTTATGATCCTTATGCCAGAATAAGTATTGCATTCAGCAATTATCTTCCCTTATCTCCAGACCCGGAAAGATTCTCTGAATCTGCTTTCGTCATAAAAGAGGGTTCCGAGTTTAAGCCGTCATCAGCTTACAAAAATTTTAAAATTTTTAAAGGATCCCCAAATCTGTAGCAATATGCCTTTAACTAAGAGATTAAAATCCGGCATCCTGATATTGATGATTCTCCTGATGGGGATCAGCCATCAGGTGGTAGCACAACATGCCCCGGCCACTGTCTTAAAGCGAATACTCGATGGACAGAAAGGCCAGTTGGCGACCGACTCCTTAAGTCAGGTCTATGATTCAGTTTATTTCAATGCTGGCTTGCAACCTAAACTGGATACCCCTTACAGCGTCAGAAATGCGGTAAGCCTTCAGTTAAATGAATACTCACGAAATGTTCTGCCAGGGCTGTTTACGGCTGCTGTAGATGTTCGTATTATTTATACCAGAAGAGATAATCAGCTTGATTCCATTCAGCGTACACTAACGATCAATTATGATACGACCAAAGCTTACACCAGCAGAACGTCGTTTATGTTTTCCGGTGCACATAATGTAACCGTGAGAATATTACATGTGGATGCACCTTCCAATGTGGTTGCATCGCTACAGGTAGAGAATATGATGGAAGTTTCTCCGACATATAAACTTTCGTGTACTGATGATGTTGTCACTGCCTTTACGACCGTTAACCCTCCCAATACTGATTCTACGGATGAAATACTGGTAAGTTGGCCAGTGGTGCTGGGCGCAGATGTTTATGATCTGGAATGGACTTATGCAGATAGTAGTGTATTGGCAGATAACAAATATGGTAACCCAATTGACCCTTTAAAATTATTTTATAATAGTTCTACCCGCGTTACTATCACCGGTAATAGCTATGCTATCCCGCTGATGTATGACAGCAAAGGTGCGCTTTTTTACAGGGTCAGACCAGTTCAGGAAAAAGCCGGAGGAAAGCGTGTGGAGGCCAACTGGAGCTCCTTACAGCCTACTGGTTTAGGAAGATTTGATTTTGTGGGGCATCAGCGCCGGATGAACTGGCAATCTGCTATTAGTTATGCAGAGGATGGAAAGAGAAAAGTGGTGGTAAATTATTTTGATGGTAGTCTTCATAATCGCCAGATAGTAACTAAGGACAATACTTCCAATAATATCATTGCAGCAGAAACGCTGCTGGACTATCAGGGTCGTCCTGCCATTAGCGTGATGCCTGCTCCATTATTGAGTAATGTGCTCAAGTACACGCCGGGGCTGAATCATGGTATCAATGGTGCTAACTATGATAAAGACCAATACGATAAACTGGATAATCCGCAGGATTTCCAGGATGCCAGTGCTGCAAAGATGAGTACAGATGCCGGTGCCAATCAGTATTACTCTTCGCAGAACCCATTGAAAGATCAGGGTTTTGATCGATTCCTGCCGGATGCAGACGGTTATGCCTTTTCTGAAACGGAGTATATGCGTGACGGTACGGGTCGTATCAGTCGTCAGGGTGGCGTAGGTCGTGATTTTCAATTGGGTAGTAACCATGAAACCAAATATTTCTACGGCACACCTTCTCAGGCAGAGCTAGACGCAATGTTTGGAACAGAGGCAGGAGAAAATACACACTATTTCAAAAATATGGTGAAAGATGCCAATGGTCAGTTAAGTGTTTCTTATCTGGATATGCATGGTCGTATAATCGCTACTGCCCTTGTAGGCTCGCCCGACAGTGCACAGCTAAGGGATATTCCTGAAAAGAAGGTATATGCTATCAGTGAAGTCTTATCTGCTCCGGAGCGTAATTTAGTTAAAGACTTCAGTTATACCATTAATACTACCAAGCTGGTAACGGTGCCAGGTAATTATACTTTCCATTATGAGGTAACGCATCCACAGGTGCAAGTTGGTGATTGTTCTACTAAGTACATTAATACTGGTTTTGTAACCTTACCATTTGATATTGAGATTACGATTTCAGATGGGAAGGGAAATAAAGTTTTTGGAGGCAAACCATACCGCAAATTTGTCAGCAGAGGGAATGCCATGATTCCAAGCGATGATCTGCAATATGATACTATTGATTTCTCGCTCGACTTACCTATAGGTAGCTACCAGATATCCAAGGTGGCGCGTGTTAATAGCAGGGCGTTGGATGAATGGATCCAGTTTTATACGAATACAGCTATGTCTTGCCTGACACTGGAAGATGAAATTAATGAATGGAAAGGTCGTTATTCTGATGGTGTGGGAAATTGTGCGCCTGATTGCGCCAGTTGCCGGGCTGCTATAGGTACCTTCCAGGATTATAGGGATAATTATTATCGCTACCTTCCAGATGGCGAAACACCAAAGTCTGATGCAGTACTGGAAAAGGAATTTGAGAATTTGTTGCATCAATGTGATGACTTATGTAACCTTGCCGGAACAGATGTAGATATCCGCAAAGCGATGTTGCTGGATATGACCCCGCCATCCGGACAATATGCGAACCTGAACATATCTGACAACAAATATTCGATCTTCTATCAGGAAAATGACCAGAGTGTACCCGTGTATCAAAAAGCGGTTATAAACTATGGTGGTACTGTTTTCAGCAATTCTACCAAAAATTTTGTAACTCCGCAGCAACTCTCCGCAGCCGAGTTTACGGAGGCCTTCAAGTCAGAATGGGCAGAAGCACTGTTACCCTACCATCCTGAATATTGTAAGCTGATGGAGTTTGAGAAGTACAAGAAATCGCATAGCTGGGACCTTACTTTTGAAGAAGTAGATACCTATGACGAGGCGAAAGCCAAAGGTTACCTAAACCCAACAGCTAATGCCACAGCGCCGTTCAATACTTTCCCTGCGGTATCAGCAGAAGCAGACCCGGTTTCTACCGACTTTCCAACGCTGCGTCAGCAGATAGAAAGTAAGATGAAAAACTACGTCAGCAATATCAATCTCTGGGCTTTTGCTACCAGTACAGCGCTTTGCACACAGGATGATCAAAGTTGTTTGAATAGTTTCTCCACAGCAGCATCAGCATTTGATGCAAGCAAACTTTGTCCTGGTGACCTGAATACTGCCTGGAGGACCTTCCGCGGGTTATATCTGCAGGTTAAGCGTGACCTGATCAATGACCTGGTGAAGAATGCCTCCTGCAGTGATAATATCAGCCGTCCTACGGCAGATCAGCTGACTACCGCCGGTATGCAGCTTAACTTTAATGTGACGCAGAAAGTCCTGCAACAAAATAATATGTCCTATATGGACCCTTCCAGTCCTGACAAGCAGAAGGCGCAGGATTCCGTTAATGCTAATGTGCTGCGTGGTTATGAAGATAACTGTAAGGCCTATGCTACCATGTGGGTACAACAGCTGGCGCCTTGTAAATACAATCAGGCGGCATTAGACGAGATCATTCCAAACCTGATTGCTGTATGTAAAAACGGTTCGGATGCGGACCATCCTATGGGCAGCAGCTCGCTGAAGGCGCCGGTAGCTGGTGTTGCAAACAGTTTCGAAGAAGTATTGGCGCAATACAATGCAGCCCATAATATCACTAATCCGCTGGAATGTAACAGCATGCTGATTACCTATCCGGCGCCATATGATAGGCAGCCTCCACTCACCAACAAGATCGTGGTTGGTAAACCTGAGCCCTGCGAATGTGAGCGGCTCAACGCTCTGTTCCAGGAATATACGTATACACGAACCAGTGCTGATGGGGATTTTTCCAATTACTTAAAGGTCAGAAAGAATATCAATCTGACTGGAGCGGAAATCAGCGACTTATTATACGCCTGTGGCACCACCGGTGGGTCTTGTAGATTTATGACCAAGCCGGTAAAACTCCCACCGGCATTACAATGTTATACCGCCCCTATTTGTGCTGGCTGCGACGCGATAAAATCAGCGGTACTACAATATAATATGAAATACCCGGGCAATACTGCCGTAATGACTAGTGACAGTACCGACCTGGATAGCATACAGCTGCAGAAGAACAAACTCTTTGCAACGTTTATGAACCGGGAGTTGAACACGCATAAATCGAGTGATGAGTTCCTGCACTTCATGGATACCTGTGCTACAAAAGTCAGCTGGGATTCGCTGATTTGTATCAGAGGGCGTAAAATAAATGGATATGTATTTGGTAGCCAGGATACGATCCAGCATATGGCTCCTACCTCAGATGGAGGGTATATCATGGCTGGTGCTACGCCAGTAGGCAGTAGTACAGATGGTTACGTTATTAAGCTGGACCAGTTAGGAAATGTTCAATGGTCCAAGTCCTATGGGGGTGTTTATAATGACTGGTTCAGTGGTATACAGCAAACAGCCGATGGTGGCTATATTGCTGGTGGTGCTACCCGTTCTTATGGCACACCGGCTACCTCACAGATAATGAGGGCAATGATCACCAAACTGGATGCAAATGGAAACGTACAATGGAATAGAACAATAAGTGAGGGTAGTGCCAATGGTGAGGACGTACGTAAATTAATCCAGACTTCCGATGGCGGTTATGCTTTTGTGGGTAATGAGAACTTGGCGGCAGGTGTAGGTAATGATTATGTAGGCAAGTTGTCTGCTAATGGTGATCTGGAATGGGTGAAGATCATGGATGGTGTTAGTAGTGATCAGTTCTATGATGTGATGCAGAATGGTAATGAAGTAATGGTTGTGGGGATTGGGTATTTTGTTGGCGGGCAATATTATGATGGTGTAATCATAGGTTTTGACCTGACAGATGGGCATGTGACTAAGCAACGGTCTTTTAAAGCTGAATCGGGATTAAAGACGGTGTTCCGTTCAATCCATAAAACGGCTTCTGGTTTTAGGATTAATGTTGAGAGTGCAACTGATTGGGGGTATAATAACGGAGATGCATTTATTCTAAATGTGGACGACGACCTGAATATTGTTTCTGCACTTAAATTCAATCATCCTGAAGGTAATAATACAGCGATCACTTCTCTTGGCGTAACAGATGATAATGGCTCTATTTTTAGTATTGCTTACGAGTCAGCACCTCAGGATATCGTTTTACACCGGGTGACGCCGGATAATACGGTTTTATGGGCCAATCGTGTAAAGATGGGTCAGGTTACAATTACCAACATTTATCCACGCGTGGGCGGTTATGCGGCTGGCGGAACGCAGAACTCCAAAGCAGTATTGTTATTTGTTGATGATCTTGGAAAGGCGACCTGTAATGATGACCTGGCAGGAGTGTCCAGTGAAGCGGTTAATTTTCTTGCTTCCGGGAATGAACTGCATGAGGTGCCTTCCAAGAAGATCTTTGAGCGTCCGGTGTTAACTGTGGCCAATTGCAGCCCTGTCCTGACAGAACTAGGTTGTGGTGCATCTACCAGCGACAGCTGCTTTAATTTTTACGTAGGCCCTAAGTTATGTGGTGATGGAGATATTGTTTTTGAGCCGATAGATACCCCTATTTTCAGTTCCTGTAAAGCTATTGATAATCCAGATCTGTTTGCCGAGGGCTGGAGAAACTGGATGAACGACAGGAGAAGCCAACTTTACAATGTTAACTATATGATGTACTATTACATCGATGAGGCTATAAATACGGAGAAGTTTACACTTGATTATAGTTCTTCAGAGTACCACTATACCTTGTACTACTATGATCAGGCTGGCAACCTGGTGAAAACTATTCCACCGGCAGGAGCAGTAGTAGACATGTCTCCAGACTGGCTTACAAAGGTAACTGTCGCGCGTGGCCAATACGATGAGATGGTACCGGCGCATAAAATGGCTACACAGTATCGCTATAATGTATTGAATGGTGTAAAACTCCAGTCAACACCTGATGGTGGTGAAAGTCAGTTCTGGTATGATAAACTAGGCAGGCTCGCTGTATCACAGAATGCCAAACAAAAAGGAGTAAATGCATACAGCTACACCAGGTACGATGCCCTGGGTCGTATTGTAGAAGTGGGCGAGTTGACGAGTGCAACTGCTATGACTGATGAAATCAGTATGATGGAAAGTACCCTGAGTGGCTGGCTTACCGCTGCGGATGCTACCAGGAAGGATATTGTGGTTACCAGCTATGATGTGCCATATTCGCCGATAGAAACAGAATTGGTGGCAGAGAATCTTAGAAACAGGGTGGCTTACAGCTCTAAATATCCTGATCATAATTCCCTGATTAGTGGCGCCCATGATTTTGCATCTTACTATAGTTATGATATTGTTGGTAATGTAAAAACACTTTTGCAGGATTTCAATGCCGGTAGTATGAAGACCTCCGGTAACAGGTTTAAACACCTGGATTATAACTATGACCTGGTAAGTGGAAAAGTAAATACGGTAAGTTATCAATCTGGTAAACCGGATGCATTCTATCACCGATATAGTTATAATGCGGAAAATGAGGTTATTACTGCGGAAACCAGCAGGGATAGTCTTTTCTGGGAAAATGATGCCTTCTACCAGTACAATAGAAATCACCAGCTTGCGCGTACCGTGCTTGGTCAGCAACAAGTGCAGGGGCTTGATTATGCCTATACTTTACAGGGCTGGATTAAAGGCGTAAACAGTACCAACAATACCGATATGGGTAACGATGGCGCTACTGGTAGTAATACTCCTGCAGATGTTTATGGTTATTCGCTCAATTATTTTGGAGCGAGAGATTATAAACCAATCAGTACTTTCAAGGCTTTTGCTGGTGTATCTGAAGATACTTCGAAGATGAAGCACCTGTTCAATGGCAATATTTCTGGTATAGGTGTGTCTATCCCTAAACTCAGTGAGCCATTGCTGTATACCTATAATTATGATGTGCTGAATCGCCTTGTTCAGATGGATGTTTCTAAGGGTTATGATGTTGCTTCCAATTCATGGCAGCATAACAAAGTGCCTGATTTCCATGAGCGTATTCAATATGATCCGAATGGAAATATCCTGAACTATGTGCGTCGTGGTAATAAGACATGGGCAGGGAAGTCATTGGATATGGATAGCCTGACTTATAACTATACGACTGGAAAGAATCAGCTGACATCTATCAATGATGGCGTGGATGAATTCAACTACGATGTAGATATTGATAATCAACAGCTTGATAACTATGCCTATGATGCCATCGGTAATTTAATATCGGATAGGCAGGCCGGTACTACCATTGAGTGGAATAGTTACGGAAAAATAGATCGGATTAAACGCTCTGGTAAACCTGATATTTCATATTTTTATGATGTAGCTGGTAACCGAATATCCAAGCAGGTAGGTGATGTAAGTACATGGTATGTTCGTGATGGAAGTGGAAATGTAATGGGGGTATATGTGAAAGGTGATCCGAGCATCAATAATGGAAATCTGACCAGAACGGAAGCATACATGTTTGGTGTCTCCAGGCTGGGCGTTATGGAAGAAGTAGTGAATGTGGAAAGTCCGGTGTCTCAGTTGCTGGTCAATATGCCAGGTTTGGGTGAGGCTACCACGTCTGGCTTCCAGAGAGGAAACAGGTACTATGAGATTAGTAATCACCTTGGTAACGTAATTGCTACTGTTGCAGATTGGAAAAAGCAGAAGGTCGATAATAATGCGGTGTCTGGATTTGAGGCGGTATTGCTTTCAGCTGGTGATTACTATCCATTTGGTATGCAGATGCCGGGTAGGACGTATAATACCGGAAAATACCGTTATGGGTTTAATGGGCAGGAGAAGAGTGATGAGATCAAGGGTGACGGAAATAGTTACACGGCTCAGTTCTGGGAGTATGATCCGAGGATAGGAAGGAGATGGAATAGAGATCCGAAACCGAATATTTCATTAAGCCAATATTCTACATTCAATAATAATCCTGTATTACTGAGTGATGCTTTGGGCGATAGTAGTGTATGGGATAATAGAGGTTATGCAATTCATTACGATCGAAATGATAAAGATCTGAGAGCTTTTATGCTTGATAAAGGTAAACTTACACCTATAGGTTCCTTGGGAGGAACTATTAATGCAAATGTTTGGTTTAAAAATTTGTTAGAAGATAATGGATCGGAGACCAAATGGACAATAGTATTACCGACGACATTTAAGAATTATGTTCGTCAATATGGGAAATGGGATTATAAATATCGCAGTGGTCATAATGAGGATCCTGATAAGGAGGTACAGCGAATGACGAATCATATATTGGGAGTTGCTTTTGAACGAAAAGATAAAGATAAAGGTATTGGTGATTTAGGCGAGACAAGGTTTGAATTCCTAGACTACCAATATAAAGGTGAATGCCCTAGGGCTGAGGATTTAAATAATATGCATTTTGGATTTGTTGGAGATAAGTTTAATTGGTTTCCTGAAACGTTTATGCTTAAAAAAGCTGGTGAAATAGAAATGGGAAAATGGGAAGACGATTTTAAAGCAGGTAAGAAGTCTTCCCCATTAGTGCCAGAAAGTTGGAGGCCAGTGTTAAAGGTTCGCGTAGCTATTCCAAATACTGATGGAGGGACATTTGAATATTATAAATTACTTCCACCATATGGAGACAATCCTCAGGATCATTATTGGATAAAAATGGGATTTAAATATTATCATGATAACTATTAAGAAATACTTATTCATAGCATTTGGTATTGTTTTATTAATAATATCTTTTGTGTGTTATATGAAACATCAACGGAAGTCGTTTGATGTAGATCGTCTATTAAGCCATTTTCGAAATAATGAAAACCAGTTTGCATATACTTACGAAAGATTTAAAACGATTTCAAAAGGAAGAATTATAGAATTTAGAATTGATAACCAAGATGAATTAAGAATTGATACTGGATCTGATGCCAATAAGATTTCAATTCATATTGATGTAAAGACTGTAAGAGAAGATAGCGAAGGTTGTAATAAAGTATTAAATCTGAAAAACAGAGAAATGGTTGAGATTTATGATTTAATGCAAAAATTGTATTTGGTGATATTGAGACAATATTATGGCTTTGGAAAACCTGTGATAATGAAGTGCTATCAGAATGGATGGAATAGTTATGAATATTATATTTATGATTTTCCTGTTAATGATTCTATAAAACGTATTTCAGGTAAACCATTGAACGATAGCGGATTTGGAAGACAGTGCTATTTACGATAAAACAAAGAACCAAATTCGAAGATGTTGATAACTATTCTATTGGTACGCTTATTAATGATGCTAAAATAACTCCATATAATTACTCATTGCTAGATAAGGTATTGGAGAAAATCAGAAATAAGGAATATTAATGATGTTAGTAAAATAAGCTGGTCAAAATTTAATGACCGGCTTGTTTTTATTTATGCAGAGCTCTGTATATAAACGGTAATAAGGTCTTTGAATTAAGTAATCACCTGGCAGTGTTCTGGCAACAATTTCAGATCGTAAACGTCCTGTTTCTTTAACCGGAACCAGTATAGATCACTATAATCCAATACTATCCTCCACACAGGATTACTATCAATTTGGTTCGTTGATGCCTGACAGTAATGGTAAATCCACATCGGGAGGCTGGGTAAACAAGTCTGATAACGTTAACAGTTGTTATGTTCCGCAATCGCTGGAACTTAGCGGCAAGGCTAACAATCAGCCAAAAGAGTATGTAGCATCAGGATCGATAGATATATATCCTGGATTTATTTCAGCCGATGGTGATGATTTTACAGCCTACAATGCTGATGGGACTTATGCCGGTGGCAGTGGCGGAAGTTCAGTGAATGGATGGAGCCGGAGTGTATAGGTATGGGTTTAATGGTAAGGAGAATGATAATGAGGTGAAAGGTGAAGGGAATCAGCAGGATTATGGAATGAGGATTTATGATCCGAGGGTGGGGAGGTTCTTGAGTGTGGATCCATTGGCGAAAGAATATCCATGGAACTCGACCTATGCATTTGCCGAAAATGACATCATCAGAGCAATTGATTTAGATGGATTAGAGAAATATTTAATCCAAAATGATTTTGATCGATTTGGTCGGATTACCGCGATGCGGATTTCAACAATTTCAGTAATTAAAACACATGCACTGGTAGATTTAATGGTTAAAGAACGTGGTTCATCCGCGCCTGTTACAAAAAAAGATATATTGTATTTTAAAGATAAACCAGATGGCCTTCAGATAACCTCGCGAGATGGTAATTTGAGCCAGCAAGAAATGACCGTGTATACTGGTGGTGTCCATATAAAAGATGGGGATAATAAAGACTTTCCTGATGGTTTGGCCGATGAGACGCTCGCTGTAGGGGCTGATTATGGGAACAGAAAATGGGATGGAGCTGTGGATAAGTCTTCTCCCGATACCCATGAATATATATATGGAGATCGATCCTTTAGAAATCAGGCAGTTGTTACCAAACAAAATGATTTCACTGGGGCTAATTTCGCTGGAGCAGAGTTATCAGCTAATGGTAGTGTAGGGAAAGGAAAAGGCGCGCTAAATCAGAATACTGTTGTGGATTTCGTAGCTGGGTCTATTAATGGAGATGTCAGACAATTCATGACGAAATCAGGGCTCAATGTGGCATTTGTTGATAGAATTAAACTAATAATAGGTAATAATGATAGAAGAAGTGAATGGGAGCAAGTTAGGGCAAAAATTGCGGCTAAATTTCAGTTGCCTATAAGGTCGGTAACTATATCAGTAGATGCTAACGGTGAGAAAAATGCAAATGGAAATAGTGCTGCGACCTACCTTAATTACTCTGCAGAATATTCAGGTGTACGTGATGGAAGAGCAGCAGACGCTTCAAAAGGTGCTATCACAATTCCATAAAATAGAATTATGAAAACAATGAAATATTTTTTTCTAATTATATCAATACTAGTGCTTAGAGCAGGATCAATAAGTGCGCAAGTTACAGGCTCATTAAGTACCCAAATTAACTATGTAATTAAACCGATACCTGTTTTTATTACATTTGATTCTATGGGTAAAAGTAGATGGTATTATAAAAAAGTAATATTAGTTAACGTTGACAAGGCAAACGATTCTTTACTTATTTTGTCTGTAAAATCACCCGGAATTAATTTGAATAAAATTAATTGTGTGTATTTAGGAAATGAATATTTTCAGAAAGTAAATATGCGAAGATATAAGAAAGGTAGTGGGTTTATAAGATCACTCGATTCTCTTAAAGTGAGGGAATTTGTTCTCCAGGATACCGCTGCATTTAAAAAAATTCAGGATTTAATTGGAGAATAATTTTTCTACTTGAGAATCCCCAAGGCTTTGTAAGTATTGTATCGATATTTCGGTACAGTACTCACAAAGCTTTTTTTGTTAACAATATTGTAAGTTACTTTCTTCCCTATTGTCTCTTTTACAATAGCAAAATCTATTTTTGTTATTGTAAAATGCGAAGTAAGTGAGGGTATTACCATTTCTGCGGATTTAGTAGTATATAATAATTAACCGAAAAATATCTGTTGGCAATTCTGTTGACTATTGAAATTGATTTAATCCTTCCAGAATTGGGGGGACAGATGCAAGTGGCAGAAGTAGTAGGACTATTAACACACGGCGAAAAATAGCTATTGTTGTGAGTAGAAGTAGCATTTATAATAAATAAAAAGCAGATCTGTATTATTAAATAATATTGGTCTGCTTTTTTATCTTTAGGCTATTACACTGGTTTAATAAAAAGAAGTAGATATCCCTACCATGAAGAACAGTAAAGCCAAGATGAACGGCTGGTTACAACTTACCCTTAGGGTATTGGATGGCGAAAATCCTATCCCCTCTCCTTTTGCAGCAGATGGTGTGATGGAGTCTGTATTTTTTGAATACGATCATGATAACTTTATGGTGCATGGGTTGGTATGGTGTTCGGTTACACATCAGGCAGTACATGTTGGTAAGATGCAACGCTCTGGCCATTTAAATATTGTTGATAAGAAGGAGGAGGCACATGTAAAAAGCAATATGCCGAAGTTGAATATTTTAATGTTCATAAATTAGGATAATGAACTGATCTGCCAACTACTGTAAATTTATCTGATGAAATTTAATTATCTGCTATTCCTGTTTTTTATACTTTTATATACTTCCTGTAAACCTAAGCCTAAACCCTTTCATTTTCGTGAACTAAGTTTCACACCAGGCGAGAAGCTGAGTGAAACAAGTCAGAA
This window of the Chitinophaga sp. Cy-1792 genome carries:
- a CDS encoding RHS repeat-associated core domain-containing protein, yielding MDGAGVYRYGFNGKENDNEVKGEGNQQDYGMRIYDPRVGRFLSVDPLAKEYPWNSTYAFAENDIIRAIDLDGLEKYLIQNDFDRFGRITAMRISTISVIKTHALVDLMVKERGSSAPVTKKDILYFKDKPDGLQITSRDGNLSQQEMTVYTGGVHIKDGDNKDFPDGLADETLAVGADYGNRKWDGAVDKSSPDTHEYIYGDRSFRNQAVVTKQNDFTGANFAGAELSANGSVGKGKGALNQNTVVDFVAGSINGDVRQFMTKSGLNVAFVDRIKLIIGNNDRRSEWEQVRAKIAAKFQLPIRSVTISVDANGEKNANGNSAATYLNYSAEYSGVRDGRAADASKGAITIP